Genomic segment of Synergistaceae bacterium:
GGGGTGAGGCGGCGGCAGACGAAAAATTTATTCGCGCGTCAATTCTTCCAAAAACGGAGGCAATATAAACGAGGCTTTATGAATCTCATTCGTATAATATCGCGTATTACTCACATTTCTTAATGGCTTGGCCGGATCATTAGTCATTGAAGCGACTCCATATGTCCACATACCTGACGGATAAGTCGGCACTACTCCCCAATAAAGTTTTACGATCTGGAAAATTTTTCTCATTTCGTTTAGTGCCTGCTGCATTAAATCTTTATCAGTGAAGGGCGACTCGGTCAATTCGCTCATGAGTGCGTCAGGATTCATTACTCGTTTGACATCATCATAAAATCCCGCCTGAAACAATCCCGCAGCAAAATCTACAGGATCAGTGCTGTCAATTATTACTACATCAAAGCGTTCTGAAGTCTCGTGAATAAATTTCATTGCGTCCATGCACTTAAAATCGGCTCTAGGATCCTCGAACGAACACCCCGCGAACGGCAGAAACTTTTTCGAGCATTCTACGACTCTTGCGTCAATATCTATTAACGTGCATTGCTTTACACATTCATGTTTAAGAACTTCACGCATGATAGCACCGTCTCCCCCGCCGATAATCAAAACTTTTTCGGGATTCTTGTGCGCGCATAAAGGAACGTGCGACATCATTTCAGAATAGCAGAACTCATCACGCTCGGTTAACTGGAATGCACCGTCTAACATCATAGTCCGGCCGTATTCGTAGGTGTCAGCGATTAATAATTCCTGATATTGCGTTTTTTCTGAGTGCAAATACTCTTTTATCTTGAGTGAGAGAATCAAATTATCAGTGCTGTACTCAGTCAGCCACAAATCATTAAATCTTCTCGGTCTAGTTACATATTCGCTCATGAAATTGCTTCTCCTAAATTGACTCCAAGCTCAAAACATTTTTGTAAATCTTCATGAGTCGGCGATGTAAATACTTCAACTTCAGGGCCTATTTTGTCGAGTTTAATTTTTTCTGCGAACACCTGTAAGGCCGTTAAAGCTCCTTTGCTCCAGCTGTAAGAACCTGCAATACCTAAAAATTTATTCTTGGGCGCACGGTTTAATAATTTCGAGCATAGAGCATCCATCGGCGGAAATAGTAACGTATTATAAGTGCATGCAAGCAGCGCAAGAGCCTTATAACGCCAAATATCGCGCAGAACACATGAAATATCAGCCCTCGACACGTCATATAATCTGACATCTTTAATTTTTGCACCGCCCAAACCCGCGCAGACAGCTTCGGCCATTCTTCGTGTATTTCCGTACATTGAACCGTATACAACAACTGCGCCCTGCTCGCCTTCCTGCCTGCTCCATTTGTCATAGAGATTTATAACCTGCTTTATATCTTCCCTGAATAATGTTCCGTGAGAGGGAAAAATATTTTTGATCTCAAGTGTGCCGAGCTTCCTTAATGCGCCCTGTACCATGTTTGAATATTTCGCGACAATAGCAGCATAATAACGCAGCATTTCATCTTCCCAGCGTGATTTAATTTTTTCGTCGTCAAAGATTCCGCCCTCGTGAGCACCAAACCCGCCGAATGAATCATTTGAGAATAACACTCCCGTTGACGCGTCAAAAGTTACCATACTTTCGGGCCAATGCAGCATAGGAACTGTAGCAAATTTCAAAATATGTCCGCCCAAGTCAAGTGTGTCGCCGTCTTTGACAGTGATAATATTTTCTTCTATGCCGTGATAGCCTTTAAGTAATGGCATTGTCTTAGCGTTACCGATAAATTTCAAGCCCGGCCATTTTGTTCGCAGCTGGGAAATTAAACCGGCGTGATCTGGTTCCATGTGATTAATCACTAAATAATTTAATGCCCGTCCGTTGAGTGCTTGAGTCAATTTATAAATATATTCATCGAGCCAAGGCCCTTTTACGGTGTCAATAGCTGCCGTTGCATTAGTCCCCGTTACTAAATATGCGTTGTAGGCGACTCCCTGCGGAAGAGGCCATAAAGACTCGAATAAATCAGTCTCATAATCATTTACTCCTACCCACCAAGTATCTTTATTTGCTTGTATAGCTTCGTACATGATAAATAATTTTCTCCTTTCGTATGAATCTATAAATTTTTTCTTTACTCGACAATTTTAATATAAACACGGGCAAATTTCAGCGAGAACACATTTTTTGCAGTCAGCTTTACGTGAATGACAAATTTTTCTGCCGTGCTCGATTATATTAACGTGGCCGCCTAAACATCTTTCAGCCGGTACGATTGACTCAAGAAATAACGAAATTTCTTCCGGTGTAGACTTTTCCGGCATGATCCCAAGACGCTTTATAACGCGCGTTACATGAGTATCAACAGGAAAAGCAGCCATCTTGAAATCAAACAGCATGACACAAGCTGCAGTTTTCGCACCGACTCCAGGTAAAGCACGCAAATATTTTCGCATTTCATCAGGGGTAAAATTTGCAAGTTTCTTGATTGAATATCCGCCAAAATCTGCGTGAATCTGATTCAAGATTTCTATAATTCTTGCTGCTTTAGTGTTTGCGAGTCCTGCTGTCCTGATTGCCTGTTCGAGATTCTTTGCTCCTGCTTTCACGACTTCAGGCCAAGACGGATATAATTTTTTCAGATTCGTAAATGCTGAGTCCCGATTCTTGTCGTTAGTGTTCTGCGATAAAACAGTGAGAATCAGCCCGTCCAATGGCTCATCATGTCCGAGTTCAGGGGAGCGGGCTTCGTTGTGATATTCCGACTCTAATTTATCGAGAACGTAAAAAATTTTTCTGTTATCGTCCATAAATAATTATTATTCTTGTGATTGATTCTGACTCGACTCATCAGGTTTTGCGGCCTTCTTGCGAGTTTTTCTTGTGTCGCGGCCAAATTTCTTTTCGAGTCTTATACTGTCAGTCAACATTTTCTTGAGTCTCGCCTTGACAAGCCCGTGAACAGTATCATCACTGTATGAACCGTTTTTTTTCTGACGGCCTGCACGTACTCCCGTTAAAAGCTCGATTCCCTCATCGATAGTTTTTACTGCCCAGATAGAAAATTTATTATCTCTGACAGCGTTAATAATTTCAGGATTCAACATTAAATGACGAATATTTGACTCAGGAATCATAACGCCTTGACTGCCGGTTAAGCCCGTGAGCTTGCAAAACTCGTAGAAACCTTCAATTTTTTCGTTGACTCCTCCTATTGGCTGAACGTTCCCGAATTGATCTACAGAACCAGTTACGGCGATTCCCTGTTTTAACGGCAGACCCGACAAAGCAGAGAGCAAACAATATAATTCAGTCGATGAAGCGCTGTCTCCCTCAATGCCCGAATAATTTTGCTCAAATGTTATGTGCGCTGACAAACTCAACGGCATATCTTGAGCGTATTTGCGGCCGAGATAGCTCGAAAGAATCATCAAGCCTTTATTGTGTATAGGCCCGGTCATTTTTACTTCACGTTCGATATTTACGACTCCTTCTTGACCCATGAAGACATTTGCTGTGATTCTTGAAGGATGGCCGAATCTCGAATCATTTAAATCAATGACTGACAAGCCGTTAATTTGCCCGACTGACTCGCCGTCTGTGTCGATTCTGAAAATTTTATCTCCGAATGCACGCAGTAATTTATCATGATAGAGTCCTGCCCGGTATTGCTTGTGCTCGATTGCTTTAATGACGTGATCGCGCGTTACAATTTCTGAAGGTTTGTTAATATCTGCCCACGCGTTAGACTCTGTCAATAATTCACGTAAACGGCCTACATCGACGGACAACAAATTTTGATCTTCTGCTTCACGGCTTGACCACTCGATAATCTCAGACAATGCAGACGAGTCGAAAGGCTTTAATTTTTCGCGCTTTATTACTTCAGCGACATATTTTGCCATACGTTTTTCACTTGCTGTATTACGGGGCATGTCAATATCAAAGCTGGCCTTAATCTTGAAAATTTTGCTAAATTCCGCGTCATAATATTGCAGTAACTCATAAATATAAGGCGTTCCTGTCATGATAATTTTCAGATCCATTTTTATGGGTGCAGGTCTCAACGATGCGACGGGTAAAGCTCCGTACTGTTCGCCGAGATTCTCAATAGCTGCCTCACCTGTGCGCAAGATTCTTTTTATTGACTCCCACGCCATGAAGTTCATTAAAACTTTTTCAGCGTCAAGAACGAGAAATCCCCCATTAGCCTTGTGAAATGCCCCCGCTAATATACGCCTGAAATCTGTATACAAATAGCCTTGATGACTCTCATATTCGACTCGTCCGGATAAATTATAATATGTAGGATTCGTCTCCCATATGACCGGCGCACCCTTTGAAGGATCGTTGCTGACGAATAAATTTGCTTGATAGCGCGTAAAATCGACTTCTGCGTTTTCCTCACGTGCAGCAGTAACGAAGGCACCGAAATTTTCTATGACATCATCTGACATTTTCGCGAACCAGTTTAATAATGCTTCATTGCCGGAATATTTTTCGCTGATTTCATTTAATAACGGCGTTATTGCAGCACGACAGATTTCGGCCTCTAACCTGCTTAATTTATCCTTTAGGGCTTTCTCCATGTCTCTAATTTCGCGCATTCCCAGTAAAGTCCGCTGAGAAATTTTTTCGCTGGCATCCTGAAATTTTTTCTGCTGGTCTGAGTCAAGTGATTCGTACTCTTCGGGCTTCATTTCGCGGATAATTTTTTTGCCGTTCTCGTCCTTGTCAGCTATCAACGGAATATTAATAAAGCCTTGAGGGGTTCTCTTGAGTGAAAATTTTTCCTTCGCAGCCTTAGACTTTAATTTGTCCATGATTGCGCCGGCCTTTTCCTGAAATTTTTTGACGTGCTGTGCTTTTGCGTCCTCATATTGACTCTGCTCAAATGCTTTACTGATTGCGACTTTCAAATCTTTTAGTAATTCTTCGAGGTCATCAGATAATTTTTTGCCTTTGCCAGCTGACACAGAAACGGCGAGAGGTTCTCCGGGTTTATCGAAATTGTACAAATAAAGCCAGTCATCAGGAGCGGGGAGAGTCTGAGCTTTACTCTGCAATCTTTCGAGGGCGTAACTAGTTCTTCCGCTGCCGGGCTGACCGACGAGAAAAATATTATATCCCCTGCCGTTTACAGCGAGTCCGAACTCTATAGCTTCTACTGCTCTTTGTTGTCCTGGCAAACCTTCAGGCTGACGGGGCTTAGTTATGTGAATATCGTTTGTAGTGGAAATTTTCCAGCTCTCGACGGGTTTAATTTTGCGCAAAGAGTCCGGCTGCAACTTCCATTTTGATGATATATTCTGCTGTGATTTAATTTTCCTGTTCACTATAAAATTTTGTCTCCTTAGTCATTAAAGAATTCTTCAAACGGTGTGCGTTTCATTGTTTTATCGCGTAACTTTGTCATTAATCTTGCAGGCTCGTGAAAAACTCTGTGAAGTCTGCTGAAAAAATCTTTATCGCCAATCATTTCCCGGTCAAAGAAACAATCTTTATATGTTTTATTCCATGATCCTTGAGGGAGTCTCCTTGCTTGTGATATAGGAGCTGTAAATATTCTCGTTAAAAAATTTTTATATTGCTCATATTCATTTATTGATATTTTTTTCTGGGACTCGGTCTGCCACGGCTGACTCACTATATGCGCCCATAATTCGCTATTCTCGTCAATTTCCTTAACGCGCTTTATAACGTCGTCGAGATTATCATAATCATTGCAGTTAATAAACGCTTCCGGGTTATATTCTTGTGCAACGTCTTTATCGCCCCAGTAAATCGGCACTGCATGAGCTTGAAAACTTGTTAATAATTTCTCGGTGATATAGCCCTCAAAGCAGGCATTTTCGCACGCAATAGAAAATTTATATTTACTCTTGATCTTGACGCTTAACTCCTGCCAGCCTTCCGAGTAACGCCCGCCGCCTATGAGAGTCCCGACGTTATTCAAGTGCGGCCCCAAAGAATCAACGTGCTTATAATTTGACAACGCATAAAATAATTTATCTCTAATGGGGTGTGCGTGGTTGTTGGAATAAATAAAGCTGCAAAATCTCCGGTTTTCGTGCAATAAATTTCTTGCCTGCTCTAACGTAAGATTATTTTCTTTCGCGCTATTATCTGTCTCATAAAATATATTTGTCGGCAGTCGTGTTATCCTGTCTGAAAGTATAAAATTTCTGCTCATTGCAATTGCGTAATCAAACAGGTTAAAATCAGGGTATAAGGCTTCTCCCGCAAAAAAAATAGTTATGGGATTCTTCGCGTATAAATATTTAAATTTCTTCATGCACGCTGTCTTTGTGTAAATTGCTTCAGTAACGATTAAATATTCGGGATTCTCTTCGTCCCACACGAAATTTTTTGCAATGTCAAGCCCCTCAATGTGAAGATATTTCAATAAAGACGGCACATCATGCACATCATTATAAGTAATGCAGAAAATTTTTATTTCTCTCATGTAAGATTTACTCCTGATTTTATCGTGTCAAACATTTATGAGCCGCTAAAGCCTCAATTACTGCCGTGTCATCGCGTTCCATTATTATATTATTCATGTGCTCGTATTCCTCGTAGCCGCCAAGAGAATCAATTACATCAATCATGTAATCACGTTCTTTAGCGTCAAATCTATTTGTCAGCAGCCCGAACAAAATTACTCCCCGCGAAAACCAGTGAAAGAAATCATCTGACACCGAAAGCACATCATAATACATCAGCGCAAAATTAAAATCGTCAAAATCTTTCGAGCTTGCATTATCATCGGGTTCAGGAGCATAACCAAGCATATAAAACGGGATTTGAGGCGAAATAATTAATGCGTCCCAGAACATTTTTGCGCAAAGACTCTTTTTATTTTTTCCGGGAGCAAGCATATACGCAGCTATTAATCTCGAATAAGCCCATCCCGCCGAGTGTTCAGAGTCCTGCATTGTCTCAGCTAAAATTTTCTGCCATTCTTTACGGGCAATCATTATACGATAATATAAATCTTTCGTAACATTATAGCCGTCAAAATCTTCGCTTAAAGAGTCATCTGCCTCAAGAATCGAGAAAACTTTTTCACATGCCGTAAAAGCTCCGTCAAAATTATTCAGCGCAAACAAAGTAAATGCGAGTCTTTGATTCACTATCAGTCTGAATAAATCATTATCGCTGTCATTTACACACCCGTGCGCGTCAATAGCTTCAAGTGCCTTAGTGAGTACTTCTGAGCGTTCTTTATCGTTTTCTGTGCAATCGGCTTTGATTAACAGTGCTTCCGGAATTTGTGAATCAATTTCTAGAATCTGATTCGCAATAGCATGAGAACGTGCAGAGCTTTTTGTCTTGAATGCCATTCCTAAAAGCTGTCTGATTCTTTCTTCTTTCGTCTTCATGATTAATCCACGTCCCATTGTCCGCCGGTATTATTATTTTCTTGAGGAGCACTCCCGCCGCCTGTACTAGTATTCATTGATGTAGTTGATGAATCTTTTCCGCCAGTGCCGTTATAAGCACGCAGAGAGTCAAGAACGACACGCCCTCCCCAAATATAACCCCATTGACGCGCAATATCTGCAACTTCTATAGGCTCTGACCCGTAATAATAAGCGTTATTCTTGCGCAACTCTTCAGAAATTAATATTTCCCAGCGTTTTAACATCTGCCAAGTATATTCGCCGGGGTCAGGGATAAAATTACGCCATTTATTACCCATCCAGATCCATACGCCTATTCTTGACGTGTTCCAAGCAATTAAAGTGTTGACAGTTCCATAATTAAGCCAGCCCATTCGATTGCAATTTTTTTCGCGAATCTTCAGAAATTCCGAGTGATTAATCGGCAGACCATACGACCAGACTGCAGCAATTCTTAATAATTCAGGCTCATTCATGGGAATAACTGAACCCACTAAAATATTTGTCGGCCTTATTGCACCGTCAAAACCTAATTTGCCGTAAACCCAGCGATTTTCAGAAATTTGCGCAACAGGATAGCCGTCAAAAGTTGCATACCACCCAGCCGGTAAATTATCAGGTTTCCATATATCGAAATTCATAGCATAAGCCTTCTGATATGCTGACATAACGACTCGCGAATAAGAACGGGCACCACGCAAAATTACTCCATCCGGCGAATAAATCAAACGCTCGGCAGAATTTGCACAGGATAAAGGCATTATCAGACTCAATGCTGCTGCTAAAATAAATTTTTTGCCTGAACGTAGGGACAAAATTTTTTCACCTGCTTTATTATGAATATATAAATTTTTCTCAATTATAGCGTATTATTGTGTGCTGTCTAATTCTTTAGCTTTGTCTTGTAAGTGCTTGAGCCTTCTATTAGTCGGAGGATGTGAATTAAAACCGTTTTCGCTCGTGAAATTATGTTCTGCTAAAATTTTCATAGCGTCATATAAAGCATATGGATTATAACCGGCTTTGATTAATAAATTTACTGCGTAGTCGTCTGCTTCTACTTCTTGGCCTCGGCTGAATCCTTTTTCGGCGAGAGTCATTCCTAAATCTCCTATTGCTCGTGCGGGAAATTTTGCGCGGCTTAATAATATTCCCAAAGCTGTCCAACCTAAATTGCGTTCTACATTTTTATTGTAATGACCCAGCATTATATGACCGATTTCATGTCCGAAGACTCCTGCGGCCTGTGCTTCGTTGTCTAAGATTCGCATTAAGCCTTTTGTTATGTGAACTGTATAATCAGATTTGGACTTAAATTTTACGTATGAATTAATATTTTTGCTGTCATCAATTATGATTGGGATATTCTTTAAGCCTGCTGACTCTGACATTGCCGACCATGCTTTATTGACAGTCCTGACAGTTATTAATGCCTGAGCTGACGAACAAAGACTCATAATTAACGCGAGACAAAGCAAAAATTTTTTCATGATTACAGCCCTCCTAAATATTTATAAATCATATCACATATTGCGCGACTCATGGGCGGGGCAAAGGCTTTGGGGGTTTCTCCTCACATGTGAACTATAAAATTTGTAACAGCCATAAATTTATAAATATAGTCAACGCACTTAAAATGCAAATAATTTATCGCGCTTATATAATTCGTTCTTCCCGCCCGGATTAAAGGGGTATGCAAAAGTTTTTGATGAAATTATTATTTTGCTATAATACACGCATAAAAATTTTCCGCATAAAAATTTATAATCTCCCAAAAAGTTTTTACAACTACAATTACAACTACAAAAATCTTTATTCATTCACGCAATAACAAAGACTCACACAGCAAAAAAATTTTTTATCGCAATAATTTCTTCACGCAAAAAATTTTATCGCACACAAAAAACGCCGCCACTTTTTACAGCAAAATTTATAATTTATTCATTCACACAAAAAAATATTTGATGAAGTTATTTTTTCTATTACGAAACCGCTATTAATTACAGAGTTGACGAATTTAATTATTATTGCAGCCATCATAAATTTCATAAATCACAAAGCAAATACTGATAAAATTTTGATTCTGCGATTATCACAAATTTGAAGTATAATTTTTCGCGACTAATATAATTACGAGGTGAATATTTATTCCAATTCCAGCAGCTCAGGAATTAAGAAAACCTTTGCTCGAAGCATTAAAAGACGGACACCCGCATAATTACGTTATAAATGACCTGTTCGGAATAATAGCAGCTTATATCGGCGATGATCCAAACGAAATGTCTTCAGGCGATAAAAATATTCTCAAGGAAAGAGTCAAGACTGCTAGAGACGATTTAAAGCAGAACGGCCTAATCTCAAGCCCGTCAAAGAATACTTATTTAATCACTAATGCAGGACTAGAAATATTAAATGACAATCCCGCAGTAATCGATGACGAATATTTAACGCGCTTTAGAACGCGAGGCAACACAATTAACGAGCCTGAACCCGAACAAGAACCGGAACCGATAAATTTTTTAGTGCCTGACTCAGAATCAGAATCAGACCCCGAACAAATACCGGAAATTTCCCCAGAGTCCGACTCTCAAGAAATCCCGGAAAAATCAGACTCGCCAGCAAAAGCTCTTGAAGATGTGCTAGAAAAATTTAATGCTGACTTGGCCGGAGAAATTTTGAACAAAGTCGCTGCGTTACCTTCTGACAAATTCGAGAAATTAGTTATTGATTTACTCTCTAAAATGGGTTATCGCGCCTTCCAGAATGCAAGATACACTACAGAAGCATTTGACGCACCCGGCGAAGACTGCATTCACGGCGTTATCCTCGAAAGTGAACCAGGATTGACACCGATTTATATTCAAGCACGAAAATTATCGCCCTCTAAGACCATCAGCAAAAATGATATTCAAGATTTCATCAGCGCACTTAATGACAAGGGCGGGAAAGGACTTTTTGCGACGACAGCAAGTTTTTCCGAGCAGGCCGCAGAATTTGCAAAGAGTGAAGGAATATTATTAATCGACGGAAATAGACTCGCTAACTTGATGATTACCAGCAATTTTTGTGTGAGCCTAGAAAGAACGTTCACGATTAAATCATTTGACTCAGAGAGTTTCAGCGAGTACGAAGAGTAATAAAACATGAAAATTTTTTTTGTGAGTATGGGCTGTGCTAAGAATACTGCTGATAGCGAGCATTTAATTAGCCGGCTCATTGCTTGCGGACATGAAATTATTGACGAGTCCTCAACTGCCGACGCTGCAATAATAAACACTTGCGGATTCATTCAGGACGCAGTAAAAGAAAATATCAGCGCAATTCTTGATCTCGAAGAATTAAAGACTCTCGGACAAATTAAGACTCTCATTATTGCGGGCTGTCTCGTTAACCGCTATGAGTCAGAGTTACGGCAGGAATTTCCGAGCGTTGATTTATTTGCGCGTTCTGAGGAGTGGGACAAGGTTATAAATTTTCTCGGAGGTCATGAGAATAACAACTGCAAAATTGTTAGTCCTGCACTGAATAAAAATTTTTGGACTCGCTATCTCAAGATAACAGAAGGCTGTAACACTTTATGTTCATATTGC
This window contains:
- the speE gene encoding polyamine aminopropyltransferase, coding for MSEYVTRPRRFNDLWLTEYSTDNLILSLKIKEYLHSEKTQYQELLIADTYEYGRTMMLDGAFQLTERDEFCYSEMMSHVPLCAHKNPEKVLIIGGGDGAIMREVLKHECVKQCTLIDIDARVVECSKKFLPFAGCSFEDPRADFKCMDAMKFIHETSERFDVVIIDSTDPVDFAAGLFQAGFYDDVKRVMNPDALMSELTESPFTDKDLMQQALNEMRKIFQIVKLYWGVVPTYPSGMWTYGVASMTNDPAKPLRNVSNTRYYTNEIHKASFILPPFLEELTRE
- a CDS encoding FprA family A-type flavoprotein, whose amino-acid sequence is MYEAIQANKDTWWVGVNDYETDLFESLWPLPQGVAYNAYLVTGTNATAAIDTVKGPWLDEYIYKLTQALNGRALNYLVINHMEPDHAGLISQLRTKWPGLKFIGNAKTMPLLKGYHGIEENIITVKDGDTLDLGGHILKFATVPMLHWPESMVTFDASTGVLFSNDSFGGFGAHEGGIFDDEKIKSRWEDEMLRYYAAIVAKYSNMVQGALRKLGTLEIKNIFPSHGTLFREDIKQVINLYDKWSRQEGEQGAVVVYGSMYGNTRRMAEAVCAGLGGAKIKDVRLYDVSRADISCVLRDIWRYKALALLACTYNTLLFPPMDALCSKLLNRAPKNKFLGIAGSYSWSKGALTALQVFAEKIKLDKIGPEVEVFTSPTHEDLQKCFELGVNLGEAIS
- a CDS encoding endonuclease III, which codes for MDDNRKIFYVLDKLESEYHNEARSPELGHDEPLDGLILTVLSQNTNDKNRDSAFTNLKKLYPSWPEVVKAGAKNLEQAIRTAGLANTKAARIIEILNQIHADFGGYSIKKLANFTPDEMRKYLRALPGVGAKTAACVMLFDFKMAAFPVDTHVTRVIKRLGIMPEKSTPEEISLFLESIVPAERCLGGHVNIIEHGRKICHSRKADCKKCVLAEICPCLY
- a CDS encoding AAA family ATPase, which produces MQPDSLRKIKPVESWKISTTNDIHITKPRQPEGLPGQQRAVEAIEFGLAVNGRGYNIFLVGQPGSGRTSYALERLQSKAQTLPAPDDWLYLYNFDKPGEPLAVSVSAGKGKKLSDDLEELLKDLKVAISKAFEQSQYEDAKAQHVKKFQEKAGAIMDKLKSKAAKEKFSLKRTPQGFINIPLIADKDENGKKIIREMKPEEYESLDSDQQKKFQDASEKISQRTLLGMREIRDMEKALKDKLSRLEAEICRAAITPLLNEISEKYSGNEALLNWFAKMSDDVIENFGAFVTAAREENAEVDFTRYQANLFVSNDPSKGAPVIWETNPTYYNLSGRVEYESHQGYLYTDFRRILAGAFHKANGGFLVLDAEKVLMNFMAWESIKRILRTGEAAIENLGEQYGALPVASLRPAPIKMDLKIIMTGTPYIYELLQYYDAEFSKIFKIKASFDIDMPRNTASEKRMAKYVAEVIKREKLKPFDSSALSEIIEWSSREAEDQNLLSVDVGRLRELLTESNAWADINKPSEIVTRDHVIKAIEHKQYRAGLYHDKLLRAFGDKIFRIDTDGESVGQINGLSVIDLNDSRFGHPSRITANVFMGQEGVVNIEREVKMTGPIHNKGLMILSSYLGRKYAQDMPLSLSAHITFEQNYSGIEGDSASSTELYCLLSALSGLPLKQGIAVTGSVDQFGNVQPIGGVNEKIEGFYEFCKLTGLTGSQGVMIPESNIRHLMLNPEIINAVRDNKFSIWAVKTIDEGIELLTGVRAGRQKKNGSYSDDTVHGLVKARLKKMLTDSIRLEKKFGRDTRKTRKKAAKPDESSQNQSQE
- a CDS encoding M48 family metallopeptidase; translation: MKKFLLCLALIMSLCSSAQALITVRTVNKAWSAMSESAGLKNIPIIIDDSKNINSYVKFKSKSDYTVHITKGLMRILDNEAQAAGVFGHEIGHIMLGHYNKNVERNLGWTALGILLSRAKFPARAIGDLGMTLAEKGFSRGQEVEADDYAVNLLIKAGYNPYALYDAMKILAEHNFTSENGFNSHPPTNRRLKHLQDKAKELDSTQ
- a CDS encoding restriction endonuclease is translated as MLEALKDGHPHNYVINDLFGIIAAYIGDDPNEMSSGDKNILKERVKTARDDLKQNGLISSPSKNTYLITNAGLEILNDNPAVIDDEYLTRFRTRGNTINEPEPEQEPEPINFLVPDSESESDPEQIPEISPESDSQEIPEKSDSPAKALEDVLEKFNADLAGEILNKVAALPSDKFEKLVIDLLSKMGYRAFQNARYTTEAFDAPGEDCIHGVILESEPGLTPIYIQARKLSPSKTISKNDIQDFISALNDKGGKGLFATTASFSEQAAEFAKSEGILLIDGNRLANLMITSNFCVSLERTFTIKSFDSESFSEYEE